A region from the Lentimonas sp. CC4 genome encodes:
- the dprA gene encoding DNA-processing protein DprA — MPSTLNQRQALLVLNGLPHVGPILLRRLMDAFDGDAVAVLSGAQSKLMSVKGVGQKAADTLVHWADRFDLAKEVAQMRRTGTRFFIEEDEKYPEMLRETYDPPIGLYWQGEYIVDRPCVAIVGTRRSTLYGRSVTKKFASELARLGFCIVSGMARGTDTAAHEGALEAGGKTVAVFGCGLDTIYPPENQGLYQEILKTGAVVSEFPFGRRADRQTFPMRNRVVAGMCQGVIVVESAASGGSMITARFAGEQGRTLMAVPGRIDQDSSAGCHQLIRDGAIMVTSVDDVLEELRYERTKSAAKEPELDLESPAAEQSLSEPEQAVLDCFIGGEIASPDALAERLTRPIAEISGVLMGLELKRLIVKRADGCFEAR, encoded by the coding sequence ATGCCCTCTACCCTAAACCAACGCCAAGCGCTTTTGGTGCTCAATGGCTTGCCGCATGTCGGACCCATCTTGTTGCGGCGGTTGATGGATGCCTTTGACGGCGATGCAGTGGCGGTGCTCTCTGGGGCGCAATCGAAATTAATGTCGGTGAAGGGAGTCGGACAGAAAGCTGCGGATACTTTAGTGCATTGGGCAGATCGGTTTGATCTAGCCAAAGAAGTGGCACAGATGCGGCGCACGGGAACCCGTTTCTTTATAGAAGAAGATGAAAAGTATCCAGAGATGCTTCGCGAAACCTATGATCCGCCGATTGGATTGTATTGGCAGGGTGAATACATCGTGGATCGCCCATGCGTGGCCATCGTCGGCACACGTCGCTCGACGCTTTATGGGCGCAGTGTGACAAAGAAATTTGCGTCCGAACTCGCGCGGCTAGGATTTTGTATCGTCAGTGGCATGGCGCGTGGCACCGACACCGCCGCACACGAAGGAGCACTCGAAGCAGGCGGTAAAACCGTGGCCGTGTTCGGATGTGGCCTCGATACGATTTACCCGCCGGAAAATCAGGGGCTGTATCAGGAGATCCTAAAGACGGGCGCAGTCGTCAGTGAGTTTCCCTTTGGGCGTCGTGCCGATCGGCAGACCTTTCCGATGCGCAACCGTGTCGTCGCAGGCATGTGCCAGGGCGTGATCGTGGTGGAGAGCGCCGCTTCCGGAGGCAGTATGATCACCGCCCGTTTCGCAGGCGAGCAAGGGCGCACGTTGATGGCAGTGCCCGGACGTATCGATCAAGACAGTAGTGCGGGGTGTCATCAGTTGATTCGCGACGGCGCGATCATGGTGACTTCTGTGGACGATGTTTTAGAAGAGCTGCGCTATGAGCGCACGAAAAGCGCAGCGAAGGAGCCAGAGCTCGATTTGGAGTCGCCAGCTGCCGAGCAGAGCCTGTCCGAGCCTGAGCAAGCGGTGCTCGACTGTTTTATCGGCGGCGAAATCGCATCGCCCGATGCATTGGCCGAGCGGTTAACGCGCCCCATCGCCGAGATCTCAGGCGTCTTAATGGGCTTGGAGTTGAAGCGCCTGATCGTGAAACGAGCGGATGGTTGTTTCGAGGCGCGGTGA
- a CDS encoding RsmB/NOP family class I SAM-dependent RNA methyltransferase: MKMHRILAVAASEIIDAVFSEQKVLDRELAKAFEAHPKWGKRDRSFIAETVFEVVRWRRALSFLVESEAVAALCAAQWIRMGFELPDWWTYEGNAAEQVQARESDLAEQPRAVRESIPDWLDAWGAEELGAAWDAELTALNQRTCVYLRVNTLKATRTEALAWLAGYNIVAHEVPGLPDALSLNPGKTLAKSLRLDGRVEIQDAGSQMIAPLVDPQPGECIIDTCAGAGGKSLHLAALMHNKGRIIGMDIVPRKLKELERRAKRAHRSPCIETKVISPKALSALAGVADRVLIDAPCSGLGTLKRQPDLKWRLKPTQIERVRGIQAELLDSYTALLKPGGRLVFATCSVLPSENRANVDRLIAAGGFTLEAECAVSPAATGYDGFYAAALVKNAAG, from the coding sequence ATGAAAATGCACCGCATCTTGGCAGTTGCCGCCTCCGAAATAATTGACGCCGTCTTTAGCGAGCAGAAGGTGCTCGATCGTGAATTGGCCAAGGCGTTCGAGGCTCATCCGAAGTGGGGGAAGCGTGACCGTAGTTTCATCGCCGAGACGGTATTCGAAGTGGTTCGTTGGCGGCGCGCTTTGAGCTTTTTAGTCGAGAGTGAGGCGGTGGCTGCATTGTGTGCGGCTCAATGGATTCGGATGGGCTTTGAGCTGCCTGACTGGTGGACTTACGAGGGGAATGCGGCCGAGCAGGTGCAGGCGCGTGAATCGGATTTGGCGGAGCAACCGCGTGCGGTGCGTGAGTCGATTCCAGATTGGCTGGATGCATGGGGGGCGGAAGAACTCGGCGCCGCATGGGATGCCGAACTGACGGCTTTGAACCAACGCACCTGCGTCTATTTACGCGTAAATACCTTGAAGGCGACGCGCACGGAAGCATTGGCTTGGTTGGCGGGTTACAACATCGTCGCACATGAAGTGCCTGGTTTGCCTGATGCGCTGTCGCTCAATCCTGGGAAAACATTGGCAAAGTCCTTGCGCCTAGATGGTCGTGTGGAGATTCAGGATGCGGGTTCTCAAATGATTGCTCCGCTCGTGGATCCGCAGCCTGGTGAGTGCATCATCGATACCTGTGCAGGTGCGGGTGGCAAATCGCTGCACCTCGCGGCCTTGATGCACAACAAGGGGCGCATCATTGGTATGGATATCGTCCCCAGAAAATTGAAAGAGCTGGAGCGCCGCGCAAAGCGTGCCCATCGCTCGCCCTGTATTGAGACGAAGGTCATCTCACCGAAGGCTTTGTCAGCGCTGGCGGGGGTTGCGGATCGTGTCTTGATCGATGCGCCCTGTTCGGGGCTCGGCACTTTGAAGCGTCAGCCGGATTTGAAATGGCGCCTGAAGCCGACACAGATTGAGCGCGTGCGCGGGATCCAAGCGGAGCTGCTGGACTCCTATACCGCACTGCTCAAGCCCGGTGGCCGTTTGGTCTTTGCGACCTGTTCGGTATTGCCATCGGAGAATCGTGCCAATGTCGATCGTCTCATAGCAGCAGGTGGATTTACTCTGGAAGCGGAGTGTGCGGTGTCACCCGCCGCCACAGGCTACGATGGTTTTTATGCAGCCGCTTTGGTGAAGAACGCTGCTGGCTAG
- a CDS encoding TolC family protein, whose protein sequence is MYQFLKIGRSLAFALIAQAAVSSLSAEPLRVTKAQAVAQALQANAGLMAARTTIDRAQGNFRQAGRWSNPELSLDYATDETFNDEGEYGFALGLEQRFPVTNRLRVQKAIAQDEIELAQVEVANETRLLVQAVELSINSVAELQAQITLREERRALNQQFANFLESRIETGEASVIETNQIKIEIYAVNQELQQLQNELAEQLTVLRQLMGVADGVEVEPQVDFKLPQASPGLSLLTRDSLQNHPEYRMKYLLLRIADKRVSVAKAERWADIALRVFFEEERGVDDPGGLGRDRYLGVGVSIPLPLMDRNNGAIEASRAQQRQMKYELEYVGSKLRSAAKIQRERALSLYTQAQDYQTNLTQLVNKNVADMNTAYSAGQISLTELFRAQEQALKIQSTHIEMLHDYEQAMIYWKAATAQHSAQYTPTKQI, encoded by the coding sequence ATGTATCAGTTTTTGAAAATAGGACGCTCGTTGGCGTTCGCATTAATCGCTCAAGCGGCAGTGAGCAGCTTGTCTGCTGAGCCGCTTCGCGTGACGAAGGCGCAGGCGGTCGCACAGGCGCTACAGGCAAATGCTGGGCTGATGGCTGCCCGCACCACGATTGACCGCGCGCAGGGTAACTTCCGGCAAGCAGGCCGTTGGTCAAATCCCGAGCTTAGCTTGGATTATGCGACGGATGAAACCTTCAATGATGAAGGCGAATACGGCTTCGCGCTTGGTCTCGAGCAGCGCTTCCCCGTGACGAATCGTCTGCGTGTGCAGAAAGCGATTGCTCAAGATGAGATCGAACTCGCTCAAGTGGAGGTGGCCAATGAGACGCGCTTGCTCGTGCAAGCGGTCGAGCTGTCGATCAATAGCGTCGCAGAGCTACAAGCGCAGATTACACTGCGTGAGGAGCGCCGCGCGTTGAACCAACAGTTTGCCAACTTTTTAGAGTCGCGCATCGAGACGGGCGAGGCTTCGGTGATTGAGACCAACCAAATCAAAATCGAGATCTATGCGGTGAATCAAGAGTTGCAGCAGTTGCAGAACGAACTCGCCGAGCAGTTGACGGTGTTACGCCAATTGATGGGTGTGGCGGATGGCGTTGAGGTGGAACCTCAGGTTGATTTTAAGCTGCCACAGGCATCGCCTGGGCTGAGCCTCTTGACGCGGGATTCGCTGCAAAATCATCCAGAGTATCGCATGAAGTATTTGCTGCTTCGTATCGCGGACAAGCGTGTGTCGGTTGCAAAGGCAGAGCGATGGGCAGACATTGCGCTACGGGTGTTCTTCGAAGAAGAGCGTGGCGTGGATGATCCCGGCGGCCTCGGGCGTGATCGCTACTTGGGAGTCGGTGTTTCGATTCCACTGCCGTTGATGGATCGTAATAACGGAGCCATCGAAGCAAGCCGTGCTCAGCAACGGCAAATGAAATACGAGCTCGAGTATGTTGGCTCGAAGTTGCGCAGCGCAGCGAAGATTCAACGTGAGCGAGCGCTCAGCCTCTACACGCAAGCGCAAGACTATCAAACCAACCTGACTCAGTTGGTAAACAAGAACGTTGCGGATATGAACACCGCTTACAGCGCGGGGCAAATCAGCCTGACGGAGCTGTTTCGCGCTCAAGAGCAGGCACTGAAGATCCAGTCCACACACATCGAGATGCTACATGATTATGAGCAAGCGATGATCTACTGGAAAGCCGCCACCGCGCAACACAGTGCCCAATACACACCAACCAAACAGATTTAA
- a CDS encoding efflux RND transporter periplasmic adaptor subunit, producing MKHFNQTRRGFACEDRDHSSPRRTFKALNAIRGLRQAKPLRFLASLLCVTAVSAASQPPIILDETGVKNLRIETVEVEERDFETTVFAIGRIEEIPSQHSVLSSRVAGRVIDLKAFEGDTVEAGEVIALVETRQLGDPPPTIELKAPQGGMVITSHLRLGQPVQPDVELMDISDRSAMWAVAKIPEQEASRVKVGSQAHIQVPALGAETFEAKLIRFGVNADRGAGAIEGIFLISNTDGRLLPGMRAEFAVVLDSRSDVMAVPRESIQGDPANRIVFVKDFDLPNAFVRAPIVVGQRNDRYVEVISGLFPGDEVVTQGSYSLGFIGGSESISLKEALDAAHGHAHNEDGSKLTDAQRKKEEAAAKAAAEADAGGVSASSNRLLVIYAGVLTVLFLIVLQRLFNQRRA from the coding sequence ATGAAACATTTCAATCAAACTCGTAGGGGCTTTGCTTGCGAAGACCGCGACCACTCCTCACCGCGTCGAACCTTCAAGGCTTTAAATGCCATTCGCGGGCTTCGACAAGCAAAGCCCCTACGTTTTCTTGCGTCGCTGCTGTGCGTCACCGCGGTATCCGCTGCCTCGCAACCGCCCATCATTCTCGATGAGACTGGCGTTAAAAATCTGCGGATCGAGACGGTCGAAGTGGAGGAGCGGGACTTTGAAACGACGGTCTTTGCCATTGGGCGCATTGAAGAGATTCCGTCGCAGCATTCGGTGCTCTCCTCACGTGTCGCAGGGCGTGTGATCGATTTGAAAGCCTTTGAGGGTGACACTGTGGAAGCGGGCGAGGTGATTGCATTGGTGGAAACACGACAACTCGGTGATCCACCGCCAACGATTGAGCTTAAGGCTCCGCAAGGCGGTATGGTGATTACTTCGCACCTGCGCTTAGGGCAACCGGTGCAACCGGATGTAGAGCTGATGGATATTTCGGATCGTTCTGCAATGTGGGCCGTGGCAAAGATTCCCGAGCAGGAGGCATCGCGAGTGAAAGTAGGCAGCCAGGCGCACATTCAAGTGCCTGCCTTGGGCGCCGAGACCTTTGAAGCGAAGTTGATTCGGTTCGGTGTGAATGCCGACCGCGGTGCGGGTGCGATTGAGGGGATCTTTCTTATTTCAAATACCGACGGGCGTCTGCTGCCGGGAATGCGTGCTGAGTTTGCAGTGGTTTTGGATAGTCGCTCAGATGTGATGGCAGTGCCGCGCGAATCCATTCAGGGCGATCCTGCTAATCGCATCGTGTTCGTGAAAGACTTTGATCTGCCGAATGCCTTTGTGCGTGCGCCGATTGTGGTCGGTCAACGCAATGATCGTTATGTTGAAGTCATCAGCGGTTTGTTTCCTGGGGACGAGGTGGTGACGCAAGGCTCGTATTCGCTGGGGTTTATTGGGGGCAGTGAGAGTATTTCGCTGAAGGAAGCCTTAGATGCGGCACATGGGCATGCGCACAATGAGGACGGTTCTAAACTGACAGATGCTCAGCGGAAGAAGGAGGAAGCCGCAGCGAAGGCAGCTGCGGAAGCAGACGCGGGCGGCGTGAGTGCGTCGAGTAATCGCTTACTAGTGATCTATGCAGGTGTGCTGACGGTGCTGTTTTTAATCGTGCTGCAACGCCTGTTCAATCAGCGCCGTGCGTAA
- a CDS encoding efflux RND transporter permease subunit, translating to MLNHLIRFSLSHRPLILVFVVLILVLGIKKTTELPVEVLPDLTKPTVTILTESAGFAPEEVETLVTIPLENALMGVTGVTRLRSVNDVGLSLIFVEFEWGTDIYQARQFVQERLAGASEALPEDVSPYMTPVASLMGNILLVGLADPTEVTSPRDLRTLADWTVARRLQSIPGIAEVLSMGGGVKQVQVQPDPDKMLALGVSFEQIQQAAQYAVKNTTGGFLTESAQEIMVRNLAMTTDLDEISNTVVSYENDRPIRLRDVAELVWDIEPMRGDAGLGSKRLAVDGVVQGYPGVILSVTKSPGFDTIELTEQVEAVMADLQASLPAGVELVTLYRQSDFINLSIGNLEEALRDGAIMVAIILFLFLLNVRITLITLTAIPLSLGITILVFDLMDLSVNSMTLGGLAVAIGMVVDDAIVDVENVFRRLRENASLANPDPKLEVIARASAEVRSSILYATVLIILVFLPLLALSGVEGRLFSPIAIATIVSMLASFVVSLTVIPVLCSFLLNPKAGVEHHDGFVVRALKWGFQKTWLNFSLSQPLLVLLITGALLFVAFGALTNMGGNFLPPFREPTALIAMTTAPGTSLKQTTELADTAQDLLLQIAEVDTVGYRVGRAERGDHVVPVSTVEFDIEFTEVSERSRAEVLEEIRTVMRTIPGTFSAMSTPLADRIGHMLSGVSAKVAVKIYGPDLSELRRLGSNVTELARSIPGLEEARGEQQALIPQLRIEVDRERALAYGVTPGKLNEQLAALMGGEVVSEIYEGQRVYDLVVRLPLAWRESPDRLANLYIDTMSGQRVPLSYVAEIHQATGPNTILRENTMRRFVVSINPTTDDLNAVVEALQAKLSSDLILPEGYTVSFEGEYQAQQEARRTIAIMCSLILLLIIFLLFSYFKTFSFVLLVLSIIPVSLIGGVIYTHYTLDNVSIATLVGFIAVTGIAARNNIMLLSHYLHLMRHEGEVFSRAMVERGTMERLVPILMTAISAGLALIPLILAADEPGKEILNPVAIVIVGGLISSTLLGLAVTPAIFYACFKKPAEKAIRLEATASE from the coding sequence ATGTTAAATCATCTTATACGATTTTCGCTGTCACATCGGCCATTGATCTTGGTCTTTGTGGTTTTGATCTTGGTGCTCGGCATCAAGAAAACCACGGAGCTTCCCGTCGAAGTGTTGCCAGATCTGACTAAGCCGACGGTGACGATTTTAACGGAGTCGGCGGGGTTTGCTCCGGAAGAAGTCGAGACCTTGGTCACCATTCCATTGGAGAATGCATTGATGGGCGTGACAGGTGTGACGCGTCTGCGTTCCGTAAATGATGTTGGGTTGTCATTAATCTTCGTCGAGTTCGAGTGGGGCACCGACATCTATCAAGCGCGTCAGTTTGTGCAGGAACGCTTAGCAGGCGCGTCGGAGGCATTGCCCGAAGACGTGAGTCCGTATATGACGCCTGTGGCATCGTTGATGGGGAATATATTATTGGTCGGCCTTGCTGATCCCACCGAAGTGACGAGCCCGCGCGACCTGCGCACGCTTGCGGACTGGACGGTGGCGCGGCGCTTGCAATCCATTCCTGGGATTGCGGAAGTGCTCTCGATGGGCGGAGGGGTGAAGCAGGTGCAGGTGCAACCAGATCCCGATAAAATGTTGGCGCTTGGTGTATCCTTCGAGCAAATACAGCAGGCTGCCCAATACGCTGTGAAAAATACCACGGGTGGCTTTTTGACCGAGTCGGCTCAGGAAATAATGGTGCGGAATTTGGCGATGACGACGGATCTGGATGAGATTTCAAATACCGTGGTCAGCTATGAAAACGACCGACCAATTCGGTTGCGTGATGTTGCCGAGTTGGTCTGGGATATTGAGCCGATGCGCGGGGATGCCGGCCTCGGTAGTAAGCGACTCGCAGTAGATGGCGTGGTTCAAGGTTATCCAGGGGTGATTCTCAGTGTCACGAAATCGCCGGGCTTTGATACGATTGAACTGACTGAGCAGGTGGAGGCTGTGATGGCGGATCTACAGGCATCGCTGCCCGCAGGGGTTGAGCTGGTGACCTTGTATCGCCAGTCTGATTTTATTAATCTGTCGATCGGGAATCTGGAAGAAGCGCTGCGTGATGGAGCCATCATGGTGGCGATCATCTTGTTCCTGTTTTTGCTCAACGTGCGGATTACGTTGATTACGCTCACGGCGATTCCGTTGTCCTTGGGCATTACGATCCTGGTGTTTGATCTGATGGATCTGAGTGTGAATTCGATGACCTTAGGTGGCCTCGCGGTGGCAATCGGTATGGTGGTGGACGATGCGATTGTGGATGTGGAAAACGTCTTTCGCCGATTGCGTGAAAATGCCAGCCTCGCGAATCCCGATCCTAAGCTCGAAGTGATTGCCCGTGCTTCGGCTGAAGTGCGCTCGTCGATTCTGTATGCCACCGTGCTGATCATTTTGGTGTTTTTGCCGCTACTGGCACTCAGTGGAGTGGAAGGGCGTCTCTTTTCACCGATCGCGATTGCGACGATTGTGAGTATGCTCGCGTCCTTTGTTGTGTCGCTGACGGTAATTCCGGTGCTGTGCTCGTTTCTGCTTAATCCGAAAGCTGGAGTGGAGCATCACGATGGATTTGTGGTGCGTGCGCTGAAATGGGGATTTCAAAAGACGTGGCTCAACTTCTCTCTGTCGCAACCCTTGCTGGTGTTGTTGATTACAGGGGCACTGTTGTTTGTGGCCTTTGGGGCGCTGACGAATATGGGGGGCAATTTCCTGCCACCTTTCCGAGAGCCGACTGCGTTGATCGCGATGACGACTGCGCCGGGCACGTCGCTCAAGCAGACGACGGAATTGGCCGATACTGCTCAGGATTTGCTGTTGCAAATCGCAGAGGTCGATACGGTCGGTTATCGCGTGGGTCGTGCGGAGCGTGGGGATCACGTGGTGCCTGTTTCGACGGTTGAGTTTGATATCGAATTCACTGAAGTGTCGGAGCGCAGTCGCGCCGAAGTGTTGGAAGAGATTCGCACTGTGATGCGCACGATCCCCGGCACGTTTAGCGCGATGAGCACGCCACTGGCCGACCGCATCGGGCACATGCTCAGCGGAGTCTCGGCGAAGGTGGCGGTTAAAATCTACGGGCCTGATTTAAGTGAGCTACGCCGACTGGGCTCGAATGTCACAGAACTTGCCCGTTCGATTCCGGGGCTTGAAGAAGCACGTGGCGAGCAGCAGGCATTGATTCCGCAATTACGCATTGAAGTCGATCGTGAGCGTGCATTGGCCTATGGTGTGACGCCTGGAAAGTTGAATGAGCAACTCGCCGCGTTGATGGGCGGCGAGGTGGTTTCGGAAATTTATGAGGGACAGCGGGTGTATGATCTCGTGGTGCGTTTGCCTTTGGCGTGGCGTGAGTCACCGGATCGCTTGGCGAATTTGTATATTGATACGATGAGCGGCCAACGTGTGCCGCTGAGCTATGTGGCTGAAATTCATCAAGCGACCGGGCCGAATACGATCCTGCGTGAAAATACCATGAGGCGCTTTGTGGTATCGATCAACCCGACGACAGATGATCTAAACGCAGTGGTCGAAGCCTTGCAGGCGAAACTCTCGAGTGATCTCATATTGCCCGAAGGGTATACGGTCTCCTTTGAGGGAGAGTATCAGGCGCAACAAGAAGCGCGTCGCACGATTGCGATTATGTGTTCGTTGATATTACTGCTGATCATCTTCCTGCTCTTTAGCTATTTTAAGACCTTTAGTTTCGTGCTGTTAGTGTTGAGCATCATTCCGGTCTCTTTGATCGGTGGTGTGATTTATACGCATTATACATTAGACAATGTGAGCATCGCGACGCTGGTCGGTTTTATCGCCGTCACTGGTATCGCAGCACGTAATAACATTATGCTGCTCTCGCACTACTTGCATTTGATGCGGCACGAGGGCGAGGTGTTTTCGCGGGCGATGGTGGAGCGCGGCACCATGGAGCGGTTGGTGCCGATTCTCATGACTGCCATTTCGGCGGGGCTTGCTTTGATTCCTTTGATTCTGGCAGCGGATGAGCCCGGCAAAGAAATTCTGAATCCCGTGGCGATCGTGATCGTCGGTGGACTGATCAGCTCCACGCTGCTCGGTCTCGCGGTAACGCCCGCCATTTTCTACGCCTGCTTTAAGAAGCCAGCGGAAAAAGCCATTCGTCTGGAGGCCACTGCCTCCGAATAA
- a CDS encoding Abi family protein, with amino-acid sequence MSTFSKPAIDLPTQIEKIKNRGLSVPDESIAEAALLNIGYYRLSGYCYPFLKAPDRNQFKEDTNLDSVLKVYEFDRHLRLIVADAVERIEVGIRARMINEACLKFGPHWYLDASNFHRKFNHAAFIRKAERAVGVAFHPTTKTRISPQTHSETFIEHYYTKYGTPYLPPAWMTTEVLTLGTLSILYKGIGDAALKAKIALEFGVSAKVLASWLHSLAHIRNICAHHGRLWNRIFSITPLVPTHLRAIIQNANKFEGHAVVLVSMLDIMNHGNHWRLRLKALLAEYSEIDPVAMGFTKNSIEDPFWM; translated from the coding sequence ATGAGCACATTTTCGAAGCCAGCAATCGATTTACCGACACAAATCGAAAAAATAAAGAACCGGGGGCTTTCGGTTCCCGATGAATCAATTGCCGAGGCGGCGCTGTTAAACATCGGCTATTACCGTCTCAGCGGCTACTGCTATCCCTTTCTAAAAGCACCGGATCGCAACCAATTTAAAGAGGATACGAATCTCGATTCAGTCCTAAAGGTATATGAATTTGACCGCCATCTTCGTTTGATCGTGGCGGATGCCGTGGAACGTATCGAAGTCGGCATCCGCGCTAGAATGATCAATGAAGCATGCCTGAAATTTGGGCCGCACTGGTATCTGGATGCCAGTAATTTTCACCGTAAATTCAATCATGCCGCATTCATCAGGAAAGCGGAAAGAGCTGTTGGAGTTGCCTTCCATCCAACAACTAAAACCCGAATTTCACCTCAAACACATTCAGAGACATTTATTGAGCACTACTACACTAAATACGGAACCCCTTACCTGCCACCGGCATGGATGACAACAGAGGTGCTCACTCTCGGCACACTATCCATACTTTACAAGGGCATCGGAGACGCGGCCCTTAAGGCGAAGATTGCACTGGAGTTTGGAGTGAGCGCAAAAGTGCTTGCAAGCTGGCTGCACTCACTAGCCCATATCCGTAACATTTGCGCACACCACGGGCGCTTATGGAACCGCATTTTTTCGATCACGCCATTGGTGCCGACTCACCTACGAGCAATTATTCAGAATGCGAATAAGTTCGAGGGGCACGCAGTCGTCCTCGTAAGCATGCTCGATATAATGAATCACGGAAACCATTGGCGTCTGCGGCTAAAAGCTTTGCTAGCCGAGTATTCCGAAATTGATCCAGTAGCAATGGGTTTTACCAAGAACTCGATCGAGGATCCATTTTGGATGTAA
- a CDS encoding DUF2971 domain-containing protein — translation MSTTPTNQSTSLYRYFTAEAALLTIENQNLRIGRLKEMNDLFEWRPGITGLEDSEKAAKTREECIEDWINNQHPKTGFISFSQVAEEPLMWAHYAEKHTGVCLEFDPEVFQRRVIIDYNKPRPLFDANQHGDKTYGLGFLELLYSIKSPNWAYEKEVRAHFHLKECDAANGSYFVDMPQGVLRKVILGYNCKLEEDYVRRILQQSGFEATVTRARLCHQEYKVLVD, via the coding sequence ATGAGCACTACACCTACCAATCAAAGCACCAGTTTATACCGCTATTTCACAGCAGAAGCCGCACTGCTCACGATTGAAAATCAAAACCTCCGAATTGGCCGTCTGAAAGAAATGAATGATCTATTCGAATGGCGTCCGGGAATTACCGGGCTCGAAGATAGTGAAAAAGCGGCGAAAACACGAGAAGAGTGCATTGAAGATTGGATTAATAATCAGCATCCGAAAACCGGCTTCATATCATTCAGCCAAGTTGCTGAAGAGCCCCTCATGTGGGCACACTATGCAGAGAAACATACTGGTGTTTGCTTGGAATTCGACCCCGAGGTCTTTCAACGCAGAGTGATCATCGACTACAATAAACCGAGACCTCTATTCGATGCCAATCAACACGGTGACAAGACCTATGGGCTTGGATTCCTTGAACTGCTATACTCAATAAAGTCCCCCAATTGGGCTTATGAGAAAGAAGTGCGTGCTCATTTTCATCTTAAGGAATGTGATGCCGCCAATGGCAGTTATTTCGTCGATATGCCTCAAGGCGTGTTACGAAAAGTCATCCTAGGCTATAACTGTAAATTAGAGGAAGACTACGTCCGCAGGATACTCCAGCAGTCAGGTTTTGAGGCCACGGTCACGCGAGCGCGACTCTGCCACCAAGAATACAAGGTGCTCGTGGATTAG